The Candidatus Zixiibacteriota bacterium genome has a segment encoding these proteins:
- a CDS encoding acyl-CoA dehydrogenase family protein, with protein MDFNLTDDDLELKKMARNLAEKRIYPLALDMDEEGRTPQDLIEECAELGYFGFTVPEEYGGLGLSATAFMGVLEEICAACAGFGILLSVHNSLTCEIIKVYGSEALKKKYLPVMATGEKIGAYCITEPDAGTDVASIKTTAVDKGDHYLLNGTKTFVTNAGFAGVFVVFAKTDPEGKHKGMSAFVVDAGSPGLSIGQPEKKCGIKASDTREINLIDVKVPKENMIGNPGDGFRMCVGILNSGRIGVSFQAIGIAQAALSEAIKYSKQRVQFGQTISNFQAIQWKLAEMATRIDAGRLLAYRAAQLKDQGKPCHRESSMAKLFCSQMANFVCNEAVQVHGGYGYIKEYPVERYFRDARVTELYEGTSEAQRMVIARDLLKD; from the coding sequence ATGGATTTCAATCTGACCGATGACGACTTAGAGCTGAAAAAGATGGCCCGCAATCTCGCCGAGAAGCGCATCTATCCGCTGGCTCTGGATATGGATGAAGAAGGGCGCACGCCCCAGGACCTGATCGAGGAATGCGCCGAGCTGGGGTATTTCGGCTTCACTGTTCCCGAGGAATACGGTGGCCTGGGCCTCAGCGCCACCGCCTTTATGGGCGTCCTTGAGGAAATCTGCGCTGCTTGCGCCGGGTTCGGCATCCTGCTGTCCGTACACAACTCGCTCACCTGCGAGATTATCAAAGTGTACGGCTCGGAGGCGCTCAAGAAGAAGTACCTGCCGGTCATGGCGACCGGCGAAAAAATCGGCGCATACTGTATCACCGAGCCTGACGCCGGCACCGATGTGGCGTCGATCAAGACCACCGCGGTGGACAAGGGCGATCATTATCTTCTGAACGGCACCAAAACATTCGTGACCAACGCCGGATTTGCGGGCGTGTTCGTTGTTTTTGCCAAGACCGATCCGGAGGGCAAACACAAGGGGATGTCGGCGTTCGTGGTTGATGCCGGCTCACCGGGACTGTCGATAGGCCAGCCGGAGAAGAAGTGCGGGATCAAGGCGTCGGATACGCGCGAGATCAATCTCATCGACGTCAAGGTGCCGAAAGAGAACATGATCGGCAACCCGGGTGACGGGTTCAGGATGTGTGTCGGCATCCTGAATTCGGGCCGAATTGGCGTGTCGTTCCAGGCGATCGGCATCGCCCAGGCGGCCCTCAGTGAGGCCATAAAGTACTCGAAACAGCGCGTACAATTCGGGCAGACGATCAGCAACTTCCAGGCGATTCAGTGGAAGCTGGCCGAGATGGCCACGCGGATCGACGCCGGACGCCTGCTGGCGTACCGCGCGGCGCAGCTGAAGGACCAGGGCAAGCCGTGCCACCGGGAATCCTCGATGGCCAAGCTGTTTTGCTCGCAGATGGCCAATTTCGTCTGCAATGAGGCGGTGCAGGTGCACGGCGGGTACGGTTATATCAAGGAGTATCCGGTGGAGCGGTATTTCCGCGATGCTCGCGTGACTGAGCTGTATGAAGGAACCTCCGAGGCGCAGCGAATGGTCATCGCGCGCGATCTATTGAAGGATTAG
- a CDS encoding 3-hydroxybutyryl-CoA dehydrogenase, whose product MNLDDIKKVTVIGSGTMGNGIAQVFAQNGYPVHLIDIDKTFLEKAMATMSGSMDRQIKKGVITDTDKQAALARIETSTDLRSARDSQLVIEAITESLQVKLDLFKKLADICSPDMILASNTSSLPITQLAATTHNPANFIGMHFMNPVPMMKLVELIRGIATSDHTCHVAVALAKRLGKVPVEANDYPGFIANRILMPLINEAIYAHMEGVGTIPAIDEVMKLGAGHPMGPFTLADFIGLDVCLAILEVMHDGLGDPKYRPCPLLRKMVQAGYLGRKTGRGFYNYQQ is encoded by the coding sequence TTGAATTTGGATGACATCAAGAAAGTGACCGTGATCGGCAGCGGCACCATGGGCAACGGTATCGCCCAAGTGTTTGCCCAGAACGGGTATCCGGTTCATCTGATCGACATCGACAAGACCTTCCTCGAGAAGGCGATGGCTACCATGTCCGGTTCGATGGACCGCCAGATCAAGAAGGGCGTTATCACTGACACCGACAAACAGGCGGCGCTCGCGCGAATTGAAACGAGCACCGACCTTCGTTCGGCCCGTGATTCGCAGTTGGTGATCGAAGCGATCACCGAGAGTCTCCAGGTGAAACTGGACCTCTTCAAGAAGCTGGCCGATATCTGCTCGCCCGACATGATCCTGGCCTCAAACACGTCGTCGCTGCCCATCACCCAGTTGGCGGCGACGACTCACAATCCGGCGAATTTTATCGGAATGCACTTTATGAACCCGGTGCCGATGATGAAGTTGGTCGAATTGATCCGCGGGATTGCCACTTCGGATCACACCTGTCATGTCGCGGTGGCGCTGGCCAAAAGGCTGGGTAAAGTGCCGGTGGAGGCGAACGATTACCCCGGCTTTATAGCCAATCGCATTCTGATGCCGCTGATCAATGAAGCGATTTACGCGCACATGGAAGGGGTCGGGACGATCCCGGCAATCGATGAAGTCATGAAGCTGGGTGCGGGGCATCCGATGGGGCCGTTCACGCTGGCCGATTTTATCGGGCTTGACGTGTGCCTGGCGATTCTTGAAGTTATGCACGATGGTTTGGGCGACCCGAAGTACCGACCTTGTCCGCTTCTGAGGAAGATGGTGCAGGCGGGGTATCTTGGCCGGAAAACCGGCCGCGGGTTCTATAATTACCAGCAGTAA
- a CDS encoding acetyl-CoA C-acetyltransferase yields MADRQDAYIVSACRSAIGTLHGGLGSLSAPQLGALAIKEAVKRSGIDSKDIDEVIMGQVVQGGAGQAPARQAAIHGGVSSQVPCITINKVCGSGLKAVMLAAQSIRAGDQDVIVAGGMESMSSTPYVIRGAKTGTKFGHGKLDDIMISDGLWDSFNDFHMGNAAEYTQKKAGISREEQDQFAYNSHRKAVAAQQAGKFDKEIFAIEIPQRKGDPVVFKKDECPRPDVSVESLAKLRPAFQKDGTVTAGNAPGLNDGSAATIVVSGQYLKEKGLKPLARIVDYAAAGTDPIDLFFSPIFAVRKLMAKMKVDIGHWDLIEANEAFSVQALADGKELGWDWNRVNVHGGSVALGHPIGASGTRILVTLIYALKDRGLKKGLATLCLGGGNAVALAIEIV; encoded by the coding sequence ATGGCTGACAGACAAGACGCATACATCGTCTCAGCCTGCCGCAGCGCGATTGGCACGCTTCACGGCGGACTGGGCTCCCTTTCGGCCCCTCAGTTGGGCGCTTTGGCGATCAAAGAGGCGGTAAAGCGGTCGGGAATCGACAGCAAGGACATCGACGAGGTCATCATGGGTCAGGTGGTGCAGGGAGGCGCCGGTCAGGCGCCGGCCCGGCAGGCGGCGATCCACGGCGGAGTGTCGTCGCAGGTCCCTTGTATCACCATCAACAAAGTTTGCGGTTCCGGACTCAAGGCGGTCATGCTGGCGGCACAGTCGATTCGGGCCGGTGACCAGGATGTCATTGTCGCCGGAGGCATGGAGTCCATGTCGAGCACGCCCTATGTGATTCGCGGCGCCAAGACCGGCACTAAGTTCGGCCACGGCAAGCTGGATGATATTATGATTTCCGACGGTCTCTGGGACAGCTTCAATGATTTCCACATGGGAAATGCTGCTGAGTATACGCAGAAGAAGGCCGGCATTTCGCGTGAAGAACAGGATCAGTTCGCTTACAATTCCCATCGCAAGGCGGTGGCGGCCCAGCAGGCCGGGAAATTTGACAAGGAAATTTTCGCCATCGAAATCCCCCAGCGCAAAGGTGATCCGGTAGTATTCAAGAAAGATGAATGTCCGCGCCCGGATGTTTCGGTCGAAAGCCTGGCGAAGCTTCGCCCTGCGTTCCAGAAGGACGGAACTGTGACTGCGGGCAACGCCCCCGGCCTGAACGACGGCAGCGCCGCTACGATTGTCGTATCCGGGCAGTACTTGAAAGAGAAGGGCCTCAAGCCGCTGGCTCGAATTGTCGATTATGCCGCCGCCGGGACCGATCCGATTGATCTGTTTTTCTCACCCATCTTTGCGGTGCGTAAGCTAATGGCAAAGATGAAGGTGGATATCGGCCATTGGGACCTGATCGAAGCCAATGAGGCGTTTTCCGTGCAGGCGCTCGCCGACGGGAAAGAGCTGGGCTGGGACTGGAATCGAGTTAACGTCCACGGCGGATCGGTGGCGCTCGGCCATCCGATCGGTGCCTCGGGCACTCGTATTCTCGTGACGCTGATTTATGCGCTCAAAGATCGCGGGCTGAAAAAGGGTCTGGCGACACTCTGCCTTGGGGGCGGCAACGCGGTTGCCCTGGCCATAGAAATTGTCTGA
- a CDS encoding acetyl-CoA carboxylase biotin carboxylase subunit, translating into MSDKLFKKVLVANRSEIAVRVINACRVLGIKSVAVFSEADRGSKHRFAADESVFIGPPPPRQSYLDIGKIIQAAKETGCEAIHPGYGFLAENSEFPKACRDAGIVFIGPPPDAMLLMGNKVESRIKMSGAGVPLIPGMTASAVDPKVFREAADKAGYPVMIKAAAGGGGKGMRIVHQPNELNDALEAARREALNAFNDDSVYLEKYIANARHIEFQVLADSHDNCVHAFERECSIQRRHQKIIEETPSVALNEQLRTRMGDAAVAVAKAAGYVNAGTVEFLVDEKGAFYFLEMNTRIQVEHPITEMVTGTDLVVEQIRIAAGLPLSEQMHHLTQRGHAIECRIYAEDGENSFMPSTGRILHYTEPIGPGIRVDSGITRGSEITIDYDPIMAKLIVHAPDRPGAIRKMINALHEYKILGVKTSKRFMVDVLGHPEFQAGRTYTNFLGRHMGERLSAVDDHVALAAAVASVASLTTRRGITVGSGDGPAVVPSPWEALGAWEIGDSIHE; encoded by the coding sequence ATGTCAGACAAACTGTTCAAGAAAGTACTTGTAGCCAATCGCTCCGAAATTGCGGTCCGCGTGATAAACGCCTGCCGCGTGCTGGGCATAAAGTCGGTGGCGGTATTCTCCGAGGCCGACCGCGGCAGCAAACATCGGTTCGCAGCCGACGAGTCAGTGTTTATCGGCCCGCCGCCGCCGAGGCAGTCGTATCTCGATATCGGGAAGATCATTCAGGCCGCCAAAGAGACCGGCTGCGAGGCGATTCATCCCGGTTACGGCTTTCTCGCCGAGAATTCTGAGTTCCCTAAGGCCTGCCGCGATGCCGGTATCGTTTTTATCGGCCCGCCACCGGATGCGATGCTGCTTATGGGGAACAAAGTCGAATCGCGCATAAAGATGTCAGGCGCCGGTGTCCCGTTGATACCGGGCATGACAGCGTCCGCTGTTGACCCCAAAGTGTTTCGCGAGGCGGCCGATAAGGCCGGGTACCCGGTGATGATCAAAGCCGCCGCCGGCGGCGGGGGCAAGGGGATGCGGATCGTTCATCAGCCGAACGAACTGAACGACGCCCTCGAGGCGGCTCGCCGCGAGGCGCTGAATGCGTTCAATGATGATTCGGTCTACCTCGAAAAGTATATCGCCAACGCCCGCCATATCGAGTTCCAGGTGCTGGCCGATTCACACGACAATTGTGTCCATGCCTTCGAGCGCGAGTGCTCGATTCAGCGGCGGCATCAGAAGATTATCGAAGAGACCCCGTCGGTGGCACTCAACGAGCAGCTTCGCACACGCATGGGCGATGCGGCGGTGGCGGTGGCCAAAGCGGCCGGGTATGTCAACGCGGGCACGGTTGAATTCCTCGTAGACGAAAAGGGCGCATTCTATTTTCTGGAAATGAACACCCGTATCCAGGTAGAGCATCCGATCACCGAAATGGTCACCGGCACCGACCTGGTAGTTGAGCAGATACGAATCGCCGCCGGGCTGCCGTTGTCGGAGCAGATGCACCACCTGACTCAGCGGGGACACGCGATTGAGTGCCGTATCTATGCCGAGGACGGCGAGAACAGTTTTATGCCGAGCACCGGGCGTATCCTGCACTACACCGAGCCGATCGGGCCGGGCATACGTGTCGACTCCGGTATCACCAGGGGATCTGAGATCACCATTGACTATGATCCGATAATGGCAAAACTGATCGTCCACGCTCCCGATCGTCCCGGCGCCATACGCAAGATGATAAACGCGCTGCATGAGTACAAAATCCTCGGCGTCAAAACTTCCAAGCGATTCATGGTTGATGTGCTCGGACATCCGGAGTTCCAGGCCGGACGCACATACACCAACTTCCTAGGCAGGCACATGGGCGAGAGGTTATCTGCAGTCGACGATCACGTCGCACTCGCGGCGGCTGTGGCATCGGTGGCGTCGCTGACGACGCGGCGTGGTATCACTGTGGGTAGCGGCGATGGCCCCGCGGTGGTGCCGTCGCCGTGGGAAGCGCTGGGCGCGTGGGAGATTGGGGACTCGATCCATGAATAA
- a CDS encoding biotin/lipoyl-containing protein, producing MNKHEFLVGGKQIETQTEKSSEGYTVRVGNQSYNIQQISEGLFSVAVDGRRKIIAAATVNGTTFVDIDSVVVELQEPSHDGFAGGASDHAEAPDKIFAPMPGKIVKLMVAVGDTVEPKQQVVIVEAMKMENPVPARAKGTVKAINFSVGDQVTTEEPIVELELAK from the coding sequence ATGAATAAGCACGAGTTTCTGGTCGGTGGTAAACAGATCGAGACACAAACCGAGAAGAGTTCCGAGGGGTATACCGTCCGTGTCGGCAATCAGTCGTACAACATTCAACAGATCTCGGAAGGGCTGTTCTCGGTCGCGGTTGACGGACGCAGGAAGATCATCGCCGCGGCTACAGTAAACGGCACTACATTTGTCGATATCGACTCCGTTGTAGTGGAGCTACAGGAGCCGTCGCATGACGGATTCGCCGGCGGCGCAAGTGATCATGCCGAGGCGCCTGACAAGATATTTGCACCAATGCCGGGGAAAATCGTCAAGCTGATGGTAGCGGTGGGGGACACGGTGGAGCCGAAACAGCAGGTGGTGATTGTCGAAGCGATGAAGATGGAGAACCCGGTGCCGGCACGTGCTAAGGGGACGGTGAAGGCGATCAACTTTTCAGTCGGCGACCAGGTGACGACCGAGGAACCGATAGTGGAGCTGGAGTTGGCGAAGTAG
- a CDS encoding enoyl-CoA hydratase-related protein: MNYTTLKYTEDGRIGRVSFCRPEIHNAFNGTVITEMSHLFAELATGDDLRVILLTGEGKSFCAGADLNWMREVIDQSYEQNLAESNALADLFYQIYTFKRPVVGRINGAAIGGGTGFVAVCDIAIAARSAKFSFSEVKIGVVPACIGPYVIRKMGEGKARELFITGERMSAERACEVGLVNKVVDDDKLDAEINNLIESILSSGPEAVAMAKRLVSEVPMMSPAQFKPFTAEMIAKLRVSSEGQEGMDAFLNKRKPRWVSDK, encoded by the coding sequence ATGAATTACACGACCTTGAAATACACGGAGGACGGGCGGATCGGACGGGTCTCGTTCTGCCGTCCGGAGATACATAACGCCTTCAACGGGACGGTCATTACCGAAATGTCCCACCTGTTCGCGGAGTTAGCAACAGGAGACGATCTGCGCGTGATTCTGCTGACCGGTGAGGGGAAATCGTTCTGCGCAGGCGCCGATCTTAACTGGATGCGTGAGGTAATCGATCAGTCGTACGAGCAAAACCTGGCCGAATCGAATGCCCTCGCTGATCTATTCTATCAGATCTACACCTTCAAGCGTCCTGTCGTTGGCCGTATCAATGGCGCGGCGATAGGCGGCGGTACGGGTTTTGTCGCGGTGTGCGACATCGCGATTGCGGCGCGCTCGGCGAAATTCTCGTTCTCCGAAGTCAAGATCGGCGTAGTGCCGGCCTGTATCGGCCCGTATGTCATTCGCAAGATGGGCGAGGGGAAAGCGCGCGAGTTATTCATCACTGGCGAACGGATGAGCGCGGAGCGGGCGTGCGAGGTCGGCCTGGTCAACAAAGTCGTGGATGATGACAAGCTCGACGCCGAGATCAACAACCTGATTGAGTCGATACTTTCGTCGGGTCCCGAAGCGGTGGCGATGGCCAAGAGGCTGGTCAGCGAAGTGCCTATGATGTCACCTGCTCAGTTTAAGCCGTTTACTGCCGAGATGATCGCGAAACTGCGCGTTTCGAGTGAGGGTCAGGAAGGGATGGACGCGTTTCTCAACAAACGAAAGCCGCGCTGGGTGAGTGACAAGTGA
- a CDS encoding outer membrane beta-barrel protein: MKKVFTVLAILLAFGSTLSAQVPGSPVSIYAGGALSIPTAPESFKSYYKNGYHGFVGIGLPASPVIELVGKVEYHTFSFDFDQAYSEYSGGTNKVWMFGGDVKVNPSLPAFPVSPYLLGGLGFAAIQQTEFDGPPSLTLSLLNESVSENQTKLFWNIGGGFSLATSPVFSLFAQVRYVNIATDNESSAFIPVTVGLKFF, from the coding sequence ATGAAGAAAGTCTTTACCGTCCTCGCGATTCTGCTGGCCTTCGGCTCGACCCTATCGGCCCAGGTGCCCGGCAGCCCGGTGAGTATCTACGCCGGTGGGGCGCTGTCGATTCCGACCGCGCCGGAAAGCTTCAAATCATACTACAAAAACGGCTACCATGGCTTTGTCGGCATTGGTCTGCCGGCCAGCCCGGTGATCGAACTGGTAGGCAAGGTTGAATACCATACCTTCAGCTTCGATTTCGACCAGGCCTACTCGGAGTACTCCGGCGGCACCAACAAAGTCTGGATGTTCGGCGGCGACGTCAAAGTCAACCCGAGCCTGCCGGCGTTCCCGGTAAGCCCGTACCTGCTCGGCGGTCTCGGTTTTGCCGCCATTCAGCAGACCGAATTCGACGGCCCGCCGTCGTTGACACTGAGCCTTCTGAACGAGTCGGTTTCTGAGAACCAGACCAAGCTGTTCTGGAACATCGGTGGCGGTTTCTCGCTGGCGACCAGCCCAGTGTTCAGTCTCTTTGCGCAGGTGCGATATGTCAATATCGCGACCGACAATGAGTCATCGGCGTTCATCCCGGTGACAGTCGGCTTGAAGTTCTTTTAG
- a CDS encoding acyl-CoA dehydrogenase family protein: MLEKKHQEYREKIRAFCLEQIEPMAAQLDLEQRFPEEHMKPLQEQGLFSCLIPEEYGGVPVDTLSYIIAVEEASRVCGSTGIMLAAHNSLGCFPILEFGTEEQRRRYLPRAAQGELIAFGLSEPDAGSDAGGMRTVAIKRDDCWVMNGSKCWITSATKAFATIATARTNDDPEDKRITSFIIEKAWQGYAVGKKENKLGLRGSDTAFLHFDEMRVPFENQLGKVGDGFKQALITLDGGRISIGAMALGLGQGALDVALKYSADRVQFGKPISYNQAIQHRLADMATEIQAARLMIYEAAVLKDARLPFSRQSAMCKLFASEVATRAAASAMTILGAVGYLTGPYPVERIWRDVKLCEIGEGTSEIQRLVIARDLLRTMQTV; this comes from the coding sequence TTGCTGGAGAAAAAACACCAGGAATACCGGGAGAAGATCCGGGCTTTTTGCCTGGAGCAGATCGAACCGATGGCGGCGCAGCTCGATTTGGAACAGCGCTTTCCGGAAGAGCACATGAAGCCGCTGCAGGAGCAGGGGCTGTTCTCCTGCCTGATTCCTGAAGAATATGGCGGCGTTCCTGTCGATACGCTAAGTTACATAATCGCAGTGGAAGAAGCTTCGCGGGTCTGTGGATCCACCGGCATCATGCTGGCGGCGCATAATTCGCTTGGCTGCTTCCCGATTCTCGAATTCGGTACCGAGGAGCAGCGACGCAGGTATCTTCCGCGCGCCGCACAGGGGGAACTGATCGCGTTCGGGTTATCCGAACCCGATGCCGGTTCCGATGCCGGCGGTATGCGCACAGTCGCAATCAAGCGCGACGACTGCTGGGTTATGAACGGCTCCAAGTGCTGGATAACATCGGCGACGAAAGCGTTCGCGACAATCGCCACGGCACGGACGAACGACGATCCCGAGGACAAACGCATAACGAGCTTCATTATCGAGAAGGCCTGGCAAGGGTATGCGGTCGGCAAGAAAGAGAATAAGCTCGGCCTGCGCGGGTCGGATACCGCATTCCTGCATTTTGACGAGATGCGCGTACCGTTTGAGAACCAGCTCGGCAAGGTTGGCGACGGTTTCAAGCAGGCGCTGATCACCCTCGACGGTGGCCGCATCTCGATAGGCGCGATGGCACTCGGCCTCGGGCAAGGGGCGCTCGACGTAGCTCTCAAGTACTCGGCCGACCGCGTCCAGTTCGGCAAGCCGATCTCGTACAACCAGGCGATACAACACCGTCTGGCTGACATGGCCACGGAAATCCAGGCGGCGCGGCTCATGATTTACGAAGCTGCAGTGCTGAAGGACGCTCGTCTGCCGTTCAGCCGCCAGTCGGCCATGTGCAAGCTGTTCGCGTCGGAAGTTGCCACGCGCGCGGCGGCCAGCGCTATGACGATACTTGGGGCCGTGGGTTACCTTACCGGCCCGTATCCGGTGGAACGGATTTGGCGGGATGTCAAGTTGTGCGAGATCGGCGAGGGGACATCGGAGATTCAACGTCTCGTTATCGCGCGCGATCTGCTGAGGACGATGCAGACGGTGTGA